A genome region from Altererythrobacter aquiaggeris includes the following:
- a CDS encoding carboxynorspermidine decarboxylase, whose product METRAGDPGAFAHFDLNRVDSPAFVVDAAKLRANLRILAEVRDEAGIRVLGALKAFSMWPVAPLIGEYLDGVCTSGLWEALLAGEYYDGEIATYCAAYKPEDLDEICRLSDHIIFNSPQQIVRASAIVENSRMRGNDFSIGLRINPMYPTGEVARYDPCSPHSRLGFPIDQLRAEHLEGVDGIHFHTLCEQTLQPLKETWDRVFDHIEPYFDQLKWLNFGGGHHITRADYERGELVEFLQDVKDDTGCEIYLEPGEAVALDAGILVGTILDNHWNGMPLAITDVSATCHMPDVIEAPYRPAMLGEEEGGSGKPVRLGGPSCLAGDVIGDYRLPMECQPGARFAFLDQAHYSMVKTTTFNGVPLPSIWLWDSETDTLEQVRKFGYRDFRDRLG is encoded by the coding sequence ATGGAAACCAGAGCGGGCGACCCCGGTGCATTTGCGCATTTCGACCTGAACCGCGTCGATAGTCCGGCATTCGTGGTGGACGCTGCCAAGCTGCGTGCCAATCTGCGCATCCTGGCCGAAGTGCGCGACGAGGCCGGGATCAGGGTGCTTGGCGCGCTCAAAGCATTTTCGATGTGGCCCGTCGCGCCGCTGATCGGCGAGTATCTTGACGGTGTGTGCACCTCGGGCCTGTGGGAAGCCTTGCTGGCAGGCGAATATTACGACGGCGAAATAGCCACCTATTGTGCGGCATACAAGCCCGAGGATCTGGACGAAATTTGCCGTTTGTCCGACCACATCATTTTCAATTCGCCGCAGCAGATCGTGCGGGCAAGCGCGATTGTCGAAAACTCGCGGATGCGCGGAAATGATTTCAGCATCGGTCTGCGGATCAATCCGATGTATCCCACGGGCGAGGTTGCGCGTTATGATCCCTGTTCGCCGCATTCGCGGCTGGGTTTTCCGATCGACCAGTTACGGGCAGAGCATCTGGAGGGTGTCGATGGCATCCACTTCCACACATTATGCGAACAGACGCTGCAGCCGCTCAAGGAAACGTGGGACAGGGTTTTTGACCATATCGAACCCTATTTCGATCAGCTGAAATGGCTCAATTTCGGCGGCGGGCACCATATCACCCGCGCGGATTACGAGCGTGGCGAGCTGGTCGAATTTCTGCAGGATGTGAAAGACGACACAGGCTGCGAAATCTATCTGGAACCGGGCGAAGCGGTGGCGCTGGATGCAGGTATTTTGGTCGGTACGATTCTGGATAATCACTGGAACGGAATGCCGCTGGCGATCACCGATGTATCCGCAACCTGCCATATGCCCGATGTGATCGAGGCCCCTTACCGCCCCGCAATGTTGGGCGAGGAAGAAGGCGGAAGCGGCAAACCGGTCAGGCTGGGCGGGCCATCCTGCCTGGCGGGGGATGTGATCGGCGATTATCGGCTGCCGATGGAGTGCCAGCCCGGTGCGCGCTTCGCATTTCTGGATCAGGCGCATTATTCGATGGTCAAGACGACGACGTTCAACGGTGTTCCCTTGCCGTCGATCTGGCTGTGGGACAGCGAAACCGACACGCTCGAACAGGTCCGCAAATTTGGCTATCGCGACTTCCGCGACCGGCTGGGCTGA
- a CDS encoding threonine/serine dehydratase, giving the protein MFQESPRDPAFDGVLRAAAKIAAILPPTPLLPVDISGVSCWVKADNLQPVGAFKIRGAWHRLSDLSAAQRARGVVGVSSGNHAQGVAWAARKLGIAATIVMPRDAPAIKLDATRAMGAEVVLYDRPGEDRDAISQALCKQRGAVLVHAYADPWIIEGQGSAGIEIVRQLGEQPARIIACCGGGGLAAGLALACPDAEIIPVEPSGWDDVARSLATGTIVAVGDNPPPTTCDALQTPQTAPVNFAILKRRCSAGMTVTEEQVRAAQRFAFAQLKLVLEPGGAVALAAALAGIVKLDEGTVIMLTGGNVDPRQFAAVITGKE; this is encoded by the coding sequence ATGTTTCAAGAAAGCCCCCGCGATCCCGCATTTGACGGCGTTTTGCGCGCCGCCGCGAAAATTGCAGCGATCCTGCCGCCTACTCCGTTATTGCCGGTGGATATTTCAGGCGTATCCTGCTGGGTGAAGGCGGATAACCTCCAGCCGGTCGGGGCTTTCAAGATTCGCGGCGCATGGCACCGGCTTAGTGATCTGTCGGCTGCCCAGCGGGCGCGCGGCGTGGTCGGTGTGTCCAGCGGTAACCATGCACAGGGGGTCGCCTGGGCGGCGCGCAAACTGGGTATCGCAGCAACCATCGTGATGCCCCGCGATGCGCCGGCGATAAAACTCGATGCGACCCGCGCAATGGGCGCCGAAGTGGTTTTGTATGACCGGCCAGGCGAAGACCGCGATGCAATCTCGCAGGCTCTGTGCAAACAGCGCGGCGCGGTTCTGGTTCATGCCTATGCCGATCCCTGGATCATCGAAGGCCAGGGTAGCGCCGGTATCGAGATTGTCCGGCAATTAGGCGAACAGCCCGCGCGGATAATCGCCTGCTGCGGCGGCGGCGGGCTGGCTGCCGGGCTTGCGCTCGCCTGCCCGGATGCCGAAATAATTCCGGTAGAGCCCAGCGGCTGGGACGATGTAGCGCGCAGTCTTGCAACCGGCACGATCGTGGCGGTTGGCGATAACCCGCCGCCCACCACGTGCGATGCATTGCAGACGCCGCAAACCGCACCGGTGAACTTTGCAATTCTGAAGCGCCGCTGTTCAGCCGGAATGACGGTGACCGAAGAACAGGTCCGCGCCGCCCAGCGGTTCGCATTTGCGCAGCTCAAACTGGTGCTCGAGCCGGGCGGCGCGGTTGCGCTGGCGGCGGCGTTGGCGGGCATAGTGAAACTGGACGAAGGCACCGTCATCATGCTGACAGGCGGCAATGTCGATCCGCGCCAGTTTGCCGCCGTGATTACCGGCAAAGAGTAG
- the hemA gene encoding 5-aminolevulinate synthase has translation MNYDQIFDQAIDRLHAEGRYRVFIDIMRNKGAYPNARCFHGHNGPKPITVWCSNDYLAMGQHPDVIKAMEDALHDVGAGSGGTRNIGGNTHFHVQLEEELADLHGKEGALLFTSGYVSNDATLSTLAKLLPGCVIFSDELNHASMIAGIRNSGCEKQVWRHNDLEHLEELLAAQDAETPKLIAFESVYSMDGDVAPIHAICDLADKYNALTYIDEVHAVGMYGKRGGGISERDDAADRINIIEGTLGKAFGVMGGYIAADSKIIDVIRSYAPGFIFTTSLSPVLVAGVLASVRHLKNSSAEREAQQANAALLKRIFRDAGLPVMDSTTHIVPVMVGDPVRAKKISDILLAEYGVYVQPINFPTVPRGTERLRFTPGPAHTEAMMIELAKALVEIWDRMDLELRQAA, from the coding sequence TTGAACTACGACCAGATATTCGATCAGGCGATTGACCGGCTCCACGCCGAAGGCCGCTACCGTGTCTTTATCGACATTATGCGCAACAAGGGCGCCTATCCCAACGCGCGCTGTTTTCATGGTCATAACGGGCCCAAACCGATCACCGTCTGGTGCAGCAACGATTATCTCGCGATGGGTCAGCACCCGGATGTAATCAAGGCGATGGAAGACGCGCTTCACGATGTCGGCGCAGGATCGGGCGGGACCAGAAATATCGGTGGTAACACCCATTTTCACGTCCAGCTCGAGGAAGAACTCGCCGATCTGCACGGCAAAGAAGGCGCGCTGCTGTTCACCAGCGGCTATGTCTCGAACGACGCGACACTTTCGACGCTGGCAAAACTTCTGCCGGGCTGTGTCATATTCTCCGATGAACTGAACCACGCCAGCATGATCGCGGGTATCCGCAATTCCGGCTGCGAAAAGCAGGTCTGGCGCCACAATGATCTGGAACATCTCGAAGAATTGCTGGCTGCGCAGGATGCAGAAACGCCCAAGCTGATTGCCTTTGAAAGCGTTTATTCGATGGACGGCGATGTCGCACCGATCCATGCGATCTGCGATCTGGCCGACAAGTATAACGCCCTTACCTACATCGACGAAGTTCATGCGGTCGGCATGTACGGCAAACGCGGCGGCGGTATTTCCGAACGCGATGATGCGGCCGACCGGATCAATATTATCGAAGGTACGCTGGGCAAGGCTTTCGGCGTGATGGGCGGATATATCGCTGCCGACAGCAAGATTATCGATGTAATCCGTTCTTACGCGCCCGGGTTCATTTTCACCACCTCGCTCAGTCCGGTTCTGGTTGCGGGAGTGCTGGCATCGGTGCGCCATCTGAAAAACTCCAGTGCCGAGCGCGAAGCACAGCAAGCCAATGCGGCACTGCTGAAACGGATATTCCGCGATGCCGGCCTGCCGGTGATGGATTCGACCACACATATCGTACCGGTGATGGTTGGCGATCCGGTCCGCGCCAAGAAAATCAGCGATATTCTGCTGGCTGAATACGGGGTCTATGTGCAGCCGATCAATTTCCCGACCGTCCCGCGCGGGACGGAGCGGCTGCGCTTCACCCCCGGCCCCGCGCACACCGAAGCCATGATGATCGAGTTGGCGAAGGCGCTGGTCGAAATCTGGGACAGAATGGATCTGGAACTGCGCCAGGCGGCGTAA
- a CDS encoding saccharopine dehydrogenase family protein, with the protein MSTILVIGAGGVSSVAVHKMAMNAGIFPDVHLASRTKSKCDAIAASVKDRTGQTVSTYEIDAEEVPAMVNLIRKVQPSLVVNLALPYQDLPIMDACLAAGVSYLDTANYEPKDEAKFEYHWQWAYHDRFREAGLMALLGSGFDPGVTSVFTMWLKKHKLKTIRQLDILDCNGGDHGQAFATNFNPEINIREVTAEARHWENGEFVETPALSTKVEFDFEAVGTRNMYMMYHEELESLSKFIPELERGRFWMTFGDEYIKHLTVLQNVGMTGIEPIKYQGKEIIPLQFLAAVLPKPETLGETTRGKTNIGVIATGEALDGSGEKTFYINNICDHEDAYEETGNQAVSYTTGVPAMIGSAMMMTGKWTGDGVFNMEQMDPDPFMEMLNNHGLPWNVKEMDGPVSF; encoded by the coding sequence ATGTCTACAATTCTGGTTATCGGCGCGGGCGGCGTCAGTTCTGTGGCCGTTCACAAAATGGCGATGAACGCTGGTATATTCCCCGACGTCCACCTTGCCAGCCGCACGAAAAGCAAATGCGATGCGATTGCCGCCAGTGTGAAGGACCGCACCGGGCAGACTGTGTCCACTTACGAGATCGATGCCGAGGAGGTCCCGGCGATGGTCAATCTGATCCGCAAGGTTCAGCCGTCACTCGTGGTAAATCTGGCGCTGCCTTACCAGGATTTGCCGATTATGGATGCGTGTCTGGCGGCAGGCGTGAGCTATCTCGATACGGCGAATTACGAACCCAAAGACGAGGCGAAGTTCGAATATCACTGGCAGTGGGCCTATCACGACCGTTTCAGGGAAGCGGGGCTGATGGCGCTACTTGGCTCCGGCTTTGATCCCGGCGTGACCAGCGTGTTCACCATGTGGCTGAAGAAGCATAAGCTCAAGACCATCCGCCAGCTCGATATTCTCGACTGCAATGGCGGCGATCACGGCCAAGCCTTTGCGACCAATTTCAATCCCGAAATCAATATCCGCGAAGTGACTGCAGAGGCGCGGCATTGGGAAAACGGAGAGTTCGTCGAGACCCCCGCGCTTAGCACCAAAGTCGAATTCGATTTCGAAGCGGTCGGCACCAGAAACATGTACATGATGTATCACGAGGAGCTGGAAAGCCTCTCGAAGTTCATCCCGGAGCTCGAGCGCGGGCGCTTCTGGATGACCTTTGGCGATGAATATATCAAACACCTGACCGTGTTGCAGAATGTCGGCATGACGGGCATCGAACCGATCAAATATCAGGGCAAGGAAATCATCCCGCTGCAATTCCTCGCCGCCGTACTGCCCAAGCCCGAAACGTTGGGTGAAACGACCAGGGGAAAAACCAATATCGGCGTGATCGCGACCGGCGAAGCGCTGGACGGGTCGGGCGAGAAAACGTTCTACATCAACAATATCTGCGACCACGAAGACGCTTATGAAGAAACCGGCAACCAGGCGGTATCCTATACCACGGGCGTGCCCGCGATGATCGGGAGCGCCATGATGATGACCGGCAAATGGACGGGCGACGGCGTGTTCAACATGGAACAGATGGACCCCGATCCCTTTATGGAAATGCTCAACAATCACGGCCTGCCATGGAATGTAAAGGAAATGGACGGGCCGGTCAGCTTCTGA
- a CDS encoding putative bifunctional diguanylate cyclase/phosphodiesterase: protein MAVRDLIQGLSNRISAPVDPKCAVQNMVIDSKLRLEVLDEFEQASIGWIWATDADGNLIYMSPNAAEKLGLSMSELVGETLVALFETDTDNPDERSDRPLNFQIKSRKKIRDLTVRFALGKSKHDVRQTWWSISGKATFDANGEFKGYRGSAYDITVEYEQKLVDSRLAEYDSLTGLANRHYMNRRLDGLIASYRTSRRACALMMLDLDKFKRVNDTMGHPAGDALLVQVGERLKSIVGDRGEVGRLGGDEFQIILPDIDDRGTLGELADKIIQIVSQPYPIEEKRAIIGTSVGIAIMPYDGIEREEMIRASDLALYAAKNGGRGQFRFYSSDLKDEEEERDSLIDDLRLALQNDDLTLHYQPVVRAQDNTVVCIEALMRWTHPERGFVNPDVFIPVAEDSDLINDLGEWAMINACKDALQWPEQVHVAVNVSAVQFANPGFPDVVARVLRETEIDPGRLELELTESIFVGDNETTAAIFSSLKELGIRLALDDFGTGYSSLSYLRAAPFDKIKVDRSFVETCTQKDENSAKIIAAIIGLSNALGMETTVEGVEAFDQLEVVRSKGATLIQGWLYCKALPQDQILQRIGSGEFKIEPSGPDRHRPERRSVFRRIGVIHEDHRYEAVMRDLSKTGTQIEGLVGVPKDTQLVIDMGGGQLAVGTVTRTTDKTIGVEFESALVSDGAGGLCTRHRVSPYALAAAGMPLASLNQEKQFPHEQMGGGAPKSSPRFMQVQVVGGA from the coding sequence ATGGCCGTCAGAGATCTGATACAAGGATTATCCAACCGGATCAGTGCTCCGGTCGATCCGAAGTGTGCCGTCCAGAACATGGTCATCGATTCCAAGCTTCGGCTCGAAGTGCTTGACGAATTCGAACAGGCGTCAATCGGCTGGATATGGGCAACCGATGCTGATGGAAACCTGATTTACATGTCGCCCAATGCAGCGGAAAAACTTGGCCTGTCGATGAGCGAGCTGGTCGGTGAAACGCTGGTCGCGCTGTTTGAAACCGATACCGACAATCCGGACGAACGATCAGACCGTCCGCTCAACTTCCAGATCAAGTCACGCAAGAAGATCCGCGACCTCACGGTGCGGTTCGCCTTGGGCAAATCAAAGCATGATGTCCGCCAGACCTGGTGGTCCATCAGCGGAAAAGCGACCTTTGACGCAAATGGCGAATTCAAGGGTTACCGCGGCAGCGCATATGACATCACGGTGGAATACGAGCAGAAGCTGGTCGATTCAAGACTGGCCGAATATGATTCGCTGACCGGGCTTGCCAACCGCCATTACATGAACCGCCGGCTTGACGGGTTGATCGCATCCTACCGGACATCCCGGCGGGCCTGCGCTCTGATGATGCTCGATCTCGACAAATTCAAACGCGTCAACGACACCATGGGCCACCCTGCCGGCGACGCCTTGCTGGTTCAGGTTGGCGAACGGCTGAAAAGCATTGTTGGCGATCGCGGGGAAGTCGGACGGCTGGGCGGCGATGAATTCCAGATCATCTTGCCCGATATCGACGATCGCGGCACGCTGGGTGAACTGGCCGACAAGATTATCCAGATCGTTTCGCAGCCTTATCCGATCGAGGAAAAACGCGCGATCATCGGTACCTCGGTCGGCATAGCCATCATGCCCTATGACGGTATCGAGCGTGAAGAAATGATCCGCGCATCCGATCTGGCGCTTTATGCCGCCAAGAATGGCGGGCGCGGACAGTTCCGCTTTTACTCGTCCGATCTCAAGGATGAGGAGGAGGAGCGCGACAGTCTGATCGATGATCTCAGGCTTGCGCTTCAGAACGATGATCTGACGCTTCACTATCAGCCGGTTGTCCGCGCACAAGACAATACCGTGGTCTGCATCGAGGCGCTGATGCGCTGGACGCATCCCGAGCGCGGCTTTGTAAACCCTGATGTTTTCATCCCCGTTGCGGAAGATTCCGATCTGATCAACGACCTTGGCGAATGGGCCATGATCAACGCCTGCAAGGATGCGTTGCAGTGGCCCGAACAGGTCCATGTCGCAGTGAACGTATCGGCGGTACAATTTGCCAACCCCGGATTTCCCGACGTCGTCGCCCGCGTACTGCGGGAGACTGAAATCGATCCCGGCAGGCTGGAACTTGAGCTGACCGAGAGCATTTTTGTCGGCGATAACGAAACGACTGCGGCAATTTTCAGCTCGCTGAAAGAGCTGGGCATCCGTCTGGCGCTCGATGATTTCGGGACCGGATATTCTTCGCTCAGCTATTTGCGCGCCGCGCCGTTCGACAAGATCAAGGTTGACCGCAGCTTTGTCGAAACCTGTACGCAGAAAGACGAAAACAGCGCAAAAATCATCGCCGCGATCATCGGCCTCTCAAATGCTCTGGGCATGGAAACCACTGTCGAAGGTGTCGAGGCTTTCGATCAGTTGGAAGTCGTCCGCTCCAAAGGCGCCACGCTGATCCAGGGCTGGCTATATTGCAAAGCGCTACCGCAGGACCAGATTCTGCAGCGGATCGGTTCCGGCGAATTCAAGATCGAACCAAGCGGTCCCGATCGGCACCGCCCGGAACGCCGCTCGGTATTCCGCCGGATCGGCGTGATCCACGAAGATCATCGCTACGAAGCGGTGATGCGCGATTTATCCAAAACAGGGACGCAGATCGAAGGTCTGGTCGGGGTTCCCAAAGACACACAGTTGGTGATCGATATGGGCGGCGGGCAGCTGGCAGTGGGCACGGTAACGCGCACCACCGACAAGACGATCGGCGTGGAATTCGAATCCGCATTGGTCAGCGATGGCGCGGGCGGGTTATGCACGCGCCACCGCGTATCGCCTTACGCGCTGGCGGCCGCGGGCATGCCGCTGGCTTCGCTTAATCAGGAAAAACAGTTTCCGCATGAACAAATGGGTGGCGGCGCGCCAAAAAGCAGCCCCCGGTTCATGCAGGTGCAAGTGGTAGGCGGCGCCTGA
- a CDS encoding MAPEG family protein: MQIQMLAPAAVLVLWSLVMLFWMALTRFPAMKKAGSDLANAGPGGRGQDLETVLPGSVNWKAHNYTHLMEQPTIFYPTVVILALAGAGATDVLLAWIYVALRIVHSIWQATVNRLPVRFVIFLISTFVLTVMAVRAVIITLQL; encoded by the coding sequence ATGCAAATCCAGATGCTCGCGCCCGCTGCCGTGCTGGTGCTGTGGTCGCTCGTGATGCTTTTCTGGATGGCCTTGACCAGGTTTCCCGCGATGAAAAAAGCCGGAAGCGATCTGGCCAATGCCGGGCCCGGCGGGCGCGGACAGGATCTCGAAACTGTGCTGCCCGGTTCGGTGAACTGGAAAGCGCACAATTACACGCACTTGATGGAACAGCCGACGATCTTCTATCCCACGGTGGTGATTCTGGCGCTTGCGGGCGCGGGGGCGACGGATGTCCTGCTGGCGTGGATATATGTTGCGTTGCGGATAGTGCATTCGATCTGGCAAGCGACCGTAAACAGGCTTCCGGTGCGGTTCGTCATCTTTTTGATCAGCACTTTTGTCCTCACCGTCATGGCGGTTCGCGCAGTCATCATCACATTGCAATTATAG
- a CDS encoding type III PLP-dependent enzyme, with protein sequence MHEFPDAKAVVSALAPDEPVILNRPHAAARAARFFTEKFPGKSLYAVKANPSPELLKVLWAAGVTHYDVASIAEVRLAREALPDAELCFMHPVKRERAIREAYHDHGVKTFSLDTIDELEKIVTACSDGQGNPARDLRLLVRLRVSSEYAELSLASKFGVDLADAGKLLQITRQHCDWLGVCFHVGSQAMSPFAYVQALERVRASIADASVVIDVVDVGGGFPSIYPGMEPPPLEDYFSVIHRHFYELPIAYNAELWCEPGRAMCAEYSSLIVLVEKRRGDELYINDGSYGALFDAAHVDWRFPVAALADNLTGPLQEFAFYGPTCDDADYMKGPFMLPADIQAGDYIEIGMLGAYGAAMKTGFNGFGNAEAVNVTDEPMHSLYRGDRADPRSSDNVVNLR encoded by the coding sequence TTGCACGAATTTCCAGATGCCAAGGCTGTAGTCAGCGCGCTTGCGCCTGACGAACCTGTTATTCTCAACCGTCCGCACGCTGCGGCGCGCGCCGCCCGCTTCTTTACCGAGAAGTTTCCGGGCAAATCGCTCTATGCGGTAAAAGCCAATCCCTCGCCCGAATTGCTGAAGGTTTTGTGGGCGGCGGGTGTCACGCATTACGATGTGGCCTCGATTGCCGAAGTCCGGCTCGCGCGCGAAGCGCTGCCTGACGCCGAACTGTGCTTCATGCATCCGGTCAAACGCGAGCGGGCAATTCGCGAAGCCTATCATGATCACGGCGTGAAAACCTTCTCGCTCGATACGATCGACGAGCTGGAAAAAATCGTCACCGCCTGCAGCGACGGGCAGGGCAATCCTGCGCGGGACTTGCGTCTGCTCGTCCGTTTGCGTGTTTCGAGCGAATATGCCGAATTGTCGCTGGCTTCCAAATTCGGCGTCGATCTGGCCGATGCGGGCAAGTTGCTGCAGATTACGCGGCAACATTGCGACTGGCTGGGCGTCTGTTTCCACGTCGGCAGCCAGGCCATGTCGCCCTTCGCATATGTCCAGGCGCTGGAGCGTGTGCGCGCCTCGATCGCCGATGCCAGCGTGGTGATCGATGTGGTCGATGTCGGTGGCGGCTTCCCGAGTATTTATCCCGGAATGGAGCCCCCTCCGCTCGAAGATTATTTTTCGGTCATTCACCGTCATTTTTACGAATTGCCGATCGCTTACAACGCCGAACTGTGGTGCGAACCGGGCCGGGCGATGTGCGCGGAATACAGCAGCCTGATCGTGCTGGTGGAGAAGCGGCGCGGGGATGAACTGTATATCAATGACGGTTCATACGGCGCACTGTTCGATGCGGCCCATGTGGACTGGCGGTTTCCTGTGGCTGCGTTGGCCGATAATCTGACCGGACCCTTGCAGGAATTCGCGTTCTACGGCCCGACTTGTGACGATGCCGATTACATGAAGGGCCCCTTCATGCTTCCGGCAGACATTCAGGCGGGCGACTATATCGAAATCGGAATGCTGGGTGCGTACGGTGCCGCGATGAAAACCGGCTTCAACGGATTTGGCAATGCCGAAGCGGTGAATGTAACGGACGAACCGATGCATAGCCTTTACCGCGGTGACCGCGCCGATCCGCGCAGCAGCGATAACGTCGTCAACTTGCGCTGA
- a CDS encoding MAPEG family protein → MGEVIGMEILKPVIVLAGWTMVMWVWMYATRIPAINASPDIDPARLTGGTGKDLDKVLPDNVQWKAHNYNHLHEAPTVFYAVALLLALTGAGDGQNAFLAWIYVGLRIIHSLVQVTANRVLVRFVLFALSSLVLIALIVKAAVLLF, encoded by the coding sequence ATGGGCGAAGTAATCGGAATGGAAATTCTGAAACCGGTCATCGTGCTGGCCGGCTGGACAATGGTGATGTGGGTCTGGATGTACGCCACGCGCATCCCTGCCATTAACGCATCACCCGACATCGATCCGGCCAGGCTAACCGGCGGGACGGGCAAGGATCTGGACAAGGTTCTGCCCGACAATGTCCAGTGGAAAGCACATAATTACAATCACCTGCACGAAGCGCCCACGGTGTTTTATGCGGTTGCCCTGCTGCTTGCGCTGACCGGCGCTGGCGATGGACAAAACGCATTTCTGGCGTGGATTTATGTGGGTCTGCGGATTATCCACTCGCTCGTACAAGTCACCGCCAATCGGGTGTTGGTCCGGTTTGTGCTGTTCGCACTCAGCAGTCTGGTTCTGATCGCGCTGATCGTGAAAGCAGCCGTCCTGCTTTTCTGA
- a CDS encoding serine hydrolase, with product MPDTTELNGVNSDPAVLGWMTGAPVPKDRLINPDHADHMRFPQTRWAFSNMRKFLPTARISRGQGAPSALAMDLRDDLDALPIAPLGSGTPQRLDTSLVDSFTDAFLVMHKGAVVFERYFGVTQPASTHIAFSVTKSFIGTIAEILIEEGKLAPARTVAHYLPELAASGFGDATVRDVLDMRTALNWSEIYDDSQSDIIRFSAAVRMSPRRPDYSGPNDMYAYLPGVLRDQHSNHGEMYNYRTVNTEVIGWIIARIEGKSGDQVISERIWQPLGMEQDGDIICDPALVPFAGGGMNLCLRDMARFGEMMRAGGMFDGRRVVPQPVVDRIRAGSGHPGMHRDDYPHLPGFDYSSQWWHMNDDHGCFSARGIHGQAIWINPAAEMVIARFGSMPDAANTANDPLSLATYRAIADHLMA from the coding sequence ATGCCTGATACAACTGAACTGAACGGCGTGAACAGCGATCCGGCGGTGCTGGGCTGGATGACGGGTGCACCGGTGCCGAAAGACAGGCTCATCAATCCGGATCACGCGGATCATATGCGATTTCCGCAGACCCGCTGGGCATTTTCGAATATGCGTAAGTTCCTGCCCACAGCGCGCATCTCGCGCGGGCAGGGCGCGCCATCTGCGCTCGCGATGGATTTGCGCGATGATCTGGATGCCTTGCCAATTGCCCCGCTGGGTTCGGGCACACCGCAGCGGCTCGATACTTCGCTGGTGGACAGCTTTACCGATGCATTTCTGGTGATGCACAAGGGCGCAGTCGTGTTTGAACGCTATTTCGGTGTGACGCAGCCTGCATCCACCCATATTGCATTTTCGGTAACCAAAAGTTTCATTGGCACCATCGCGGAAATCCTGATCGAGGAAGGCAAGCTGGCTCCCGCCCGGACAGTGGCGCATTATTTGCCCGAACTGGCAGCCAGCGGTTTTGGCGATGCTACCGTCCGCGACGTGCTGGATATGCGCACTGCGCTCAACTGGTCGGAAATTTACGACGACAGCCAATCGGACATCATCAGGTTTTCCGCCGCCGTGCGGATGAGCCCGCGCAGACCGGATTATTCGGGTCCGAACGACATGTACGCCTATTTGCCCGGCGTATTGCGAGATCAGCACAGCAATCACGGCGAGATGTACAACTACCGCACGGTCAACACAGAGGTCATCGGGTGGATTATCGCGCGGATCGAGGGAAAATCGGGCGATCAGGTCATTTCCGAGCGGATCTGGCAGCCGCTGGGTATGGAGCAGGACGGTGACATCATCTGCGATCCGGCGCTGGTGCCCTTTGCGGGCGGGGGGATGAACCTTTGTCTTCGCGATATGGCCAGGTTTGGCGAAATGATGCGCGCAGGCGGTATGTTTGATGGCCGCAGAGTGGTGCCGCAACCTGTCGTCGATCGGATCAGGGCCGGTTCCGGCCATCCCGGAATGCACCGTGATGATTACCCGCATCTGCCCGGTTTCGATTACAGCAGCCAGTGGTGGCATATGAACGACGATCACGGATGTTTCTCCGCCAGAGGCATCCATGGTCAGGCGATCTGGATCAACCCGGCGGCGGAGATGGTGATTGCGCGCTTCGGTTCCATGCCCGATGCCGCCAACACGGCAAATGACCCGCTTTCGCTTGCCACATACCGGGCAATAGCCGACCATTTGATGGCCTGA